One Pseudomonas syringae CC1557 genomic window, GCCTGCGCGCTGGTTCAGGCGCAGCAGACCGTAGCGTCCGGTGTAGGCGTTGTGCAGACTTTCCAGAGACGGCGTGGCCGAGCCGAGCACGATTGGGATGTTTTCCTGACGGGCCCTCACCAATGCCAGGTCGCGGGCGTGGTAACGCAGACCTTCCTGCTGTTTATAGGAGCCGTCGTGTTCTTCGTCGATGATGATCAGACCGGGGTTCTTCATCGGCGTGAACAGTGCCGAGCGCGTACCGATAATAATGTCGGCCTCGCCATCTCGGGCGGCCAGCCAGGCGTCCAGTCGTTCACGGTCGTTTACTGCGGAATGCACCAAGGCAATGCGGGCATTGAAGCGTTGTTCGAAGCGCGCCAGGGTTTGCGGCCCGAGGTTGATTTCCGGAATCAGCACCAGCGCCTGTTTGCCGGCCTCCAGCGTTTCGCGGATCAGTTGCAAGTAGACCTCGGTCTTGCCGCTGCCTGTTACGCCGGCCAGCAAAAACGCGTGAAAACTGTCGAACCCGGCACGAATTGCCTCGTAGGCGGCCCGTTGCTCGGTATTGAGTGGCAGTTCCGGTTGCGCCAGCCAATGCTCATGGCGAGCACTGGGGGCATGGCTGCGAACCTCCACATACACCAGCTCTTTGGCCAGCAGCAGGTTGAGGCTGTCTTTATTAAGCATCAGCTTACTGAGCAACTGATGCGCCACGCCGTGTGGATGCTGGGCGAGGGTGGTCAGGGCTTCACGCTGTTTGGGGGCGCGGGCGATACGCGGGTCGTCGACGCTGGCATTCTCGGTCACGTGCCAGAAGCGTTCCTGGCGGCTCTCGGCCAGTTCGCCCTGACGCAGCAGCACCGGCAAGGCCCAGCTCAGCGTGTCACCCAGGCTGTGCTGATAATACTGCGACGTCCACAGGCACAGCTTGAACAGCGCGGGCGGCAGCGGCGCTTCGCTGTCGAGCAGGGCGATGGCGGGTTTGAGCTTTTCGGCAGGCACTTCGCTGTGATCGACCACCTCCACCAGAATGCCGACCATCTCCCGGCGCCCGAATGGCACCCGCAGGCGCATGCCGGGCTGCAAGGCGCTGCGCAACACACCGGCAGGGGCGCGGTAGTCGAACAGGCGGCGAAGCGGCGAGGGCAGGGCAAGGCGCAGGATGGCGTCGGGCACGCGGTATTTCCCTGTGATGAAGAGTGGCGAAGGCGCGATCTTAGCAGACGGCCGGTGTGAAGGTTCGCTTGCATCGGTGCAATTGTCTGGTACTATCCGCAGCCTATTTCCGTGCGGTATTCAACAATTGTGTTGGGTGGCGGCGCGTTAGACCGAGGAAGTACCGATGAAAGCTGATATCCATCCAGTTTACGAAGCCATTGACGCGACCTGCAGCTGCGGCAATGTCATCAAAACCCGTTCCACTCTGACCGGCCCTTTGAGCCTGGACGTGTGCAACGAGTGCCACCCGTTCTACACCGGCAAGCAGAAGATGCTTGACGTTGGCGGCCGTGTCGACAAGTTCAAATCCCGTTTCGGTGCGTTCGGCGCAACCAAAGCGAAGCAAGACTGAAGCTGAGCTGGCTGCCCCTTGGGCATTTCCAGGCTGCTTGAAAAGACGCCCCTTGTGGGCGTCTTTTTTATGTCCGCAATTTGGCTGTCCGGCGCACAGGCATTCTGCCCCGCGCCAGCCTCCTTGCCTGTTGTGCAGGTACAGCGGGTTGTCGACGGCGACACGCTGCGTTTGTCCGATGGCCGTAGTGTGCGGATGATCGGGCTGAACACACCTGAAACCGGCAAAAAGGGCCAGTCTGCCGAGCCTTTCGCTGAAGCTGCCAAGCGCAGGCTGCAAGCACTGGTGGACGCCAGCGGCGGTCAGGTCAGTCTGCGCGTGGGTCAGCAGGGCAAGGACCATTACGGCCGCACGCTGGCCAACCTCTACGGGCGTGACGGTGCCAACCTCGAAGCGCAATTGCTCAGCGAAGGTCTGGGCTATCTGGTAGCGGTCGCGCCCAACGTCGCGCTGGTCGATTGTCAGCAAAGTGCAGAACTCCAGGCGCGTCAGGCCAGGCTGGGTCTATGGCGCAGCTCACCTGTGCAAGCGTCAGACACCCTCGATAAAAGCGGCTTTGCCTTGGTGTCTGGTCAGGTCAAGAGCGTGCAGCGCAACCGCGGCGGCGTCTGGATCGAGTTGAAGGGCTCTCTTGTGCTACGCATTGCGCCTGACAAGATGTCCGGCTTTGACATGGCGATGCTCGAACGCCTCAAGGGCCGGAAAATCGAAGCGCGCGGCTGGGTGGTGGATCGCTCCCGGCGCGGTGGCCTGAAGCCCGGGCAGCCACGCTGGCTGCTGCCGTTGACGCACCCTGCGATGCTGGGCCTGTCCGCTATATAAGCGTAAAGTCTAACCCCGCGCCTCTTGACAGCAGTGACTGGTCAGTCTTGTTAGGACCAGGCATCTTGCGTATCCTCGGCGGTCCGTCTGTCCCACAGTAAAAAAAGCGGAATCCAATACATGTCAGATCTGAAAACTGCCGCGCTCGAATATCATGCCAATCCTCGTCCGGGGAAGCTGAGCGTCGAACTCACCAAGCCGACCGCAACCGCTCGTGACCTGGCTCTGGCCTACAGCCCTGGCGTTGCTGAACCCGTGCGTGAAATCGCCCGTGACCCTGAGCTGGCTTACAAGTACACCGGCAAAGGCAATCTGGTAGCAGTTATTTCCGATGGCACCGCGATTCTCGGCCTCGGCGATCTGGGTCCATTGGCTTCCAAGCCAGTCATGGAAGGTAAAGGGGTTCTGTTCAAGCGTTTCGCCGGTATCGACGTTTTCGATATCGAAGTCGACTCCGAGAGCCCGCAGGCCTTCATCGACACCGTCAAGCGTATCTCCATCACCTTCGGTGGCATCAACCTGGAAGACATCAAGGCACCTGAGTGCTTTGAAATCGAGAAAGCGCTGATCGAACAGTGCGACATCCCGGTTTTCCACGATGACCAGCACGGCACCGCTATCGTGACCGCAGCCGGTATGATAAACGCGCTGGAAATCGTCGGCAAAACCCTCGATACCGCGAAGATCGTCTGCCTGGGCGCTGGCGCTGCTGCCATCTCGTGCATGAAGCTGCTGGTGAGCATGGGCGCGAAGATCGAAAATATCTTTATGGTCGACCGTACCGGTGTGATCCACTCCGGCCGTACCGATCTGAACCAGTACAAGGCAGTTTTTGCGCACGCGACCGAAAAGCGCTCGCTGACCGACGCGCTGGACGGTGCCGATGTGTTCGTTGGCCTTTCCGGTCCGAAGCTGCTGAGCGCCGAAAACCTCAAGCTGATGGCCAAGGACCCGATCGTGTTTGCCTGCTCGAACCCTGATCCGGAAATTTCCCCGGAACTGGCTCACGCTACCCGCAGCGACGTGATCATGGCGACTGGTCGTTCGGACTACCCGAACCAGGTCAACAATGTGCTGGGCTTCCCGTTCATCTTCCGTGGAGCTCTGGACGTTCGCGCCAAGCGCATCAACGAAGAAATGAAAATCGCTGCGGCAAACGCCCTGCGTGAACTGGCCAAGCTGCCGGTGCCTCAGGAAGTCTGCGACGCCTACGGCGGCATCAAACTGGAATTCGGTCGTGAGTACATCATCCCGAAGCCAATGGACACCCGCCTGCTGGGCCTGATCGCCGACGCGGTCGCCAAGGCTGCCATTGAAAGTGGCGTTGCCACCCTGCCGTATCCGAAGCATTACCCGCTGACCAGCGTGGACGACGTGTTCAACGGCTGATCACGCAGCAATAAAAAACCCCTGCAGCGATGCAGGGGTTTTTTTATGTCCGGGGTTTGGCTGGTCGCCGCACACCTCTCGCTCTGGCTCCGTCAATCAAGACCTGACGCAGAGCGTCCAGAACTACGTACCGATGCGGAGCGTCGGCACGATAGGTTCAGTCACCACTGGCCTCTTCGCGAGCAAGCGAAGCGTCGCCCGGCGTCACGCATCTGTGTATCAGAACAGATCGATAGGCGCAGACTCGTCTGCTGGCAGTGGGCTGCCAGGGGCGCTGCTGCCGCCCAGTTCGTTGACGCTAGGTGGCGTGTCTTCGCTCTTGAATAGCTCAAAGAACGCATTCGGCGTGCTCGGCGTTGCCGCGCGACCGCTCAATGGGTCAACCCGCAGGCTGAGGATGCCATCCGGTTCTGCCTGCTGGTGCGGCGGCTTGTCCTTGAGCGCAGCGCTCATGTAGTCCATCCAGATCGGCAACGAAACCGTACCGCCAAACTCATGACGCCCAAGGCTCTCGGGTTGGTCGAAACCGCTCCATACCGTTGTGACGTAGTCCGCGTTGTAGCCGGAGAACCACGCATCCTTGGAGTCGTTGGTCGTACCGGTCTTGCCTGCAATGTCCGGGCGATTCATGGACAGCGCGCGACGCCCCGTGCCGCGCTTGATCACGTCCTGCAGCATGCTGTTCAGAATGTACGTCGTGCGGCCATCCACGATGCGCTCTGCAAAGGCAGGCGCTTGCGGTTCAGCGGGCGTGCCCGGTGCAGTGGTGGCCACGCTCGGGGTGTCGTGTACGGCAAAGGTCGACGTATTCGGCGCAGTTTTGACGTCGTTGGCCGGAACGCTTGGCGGGTTGGCGACGAACAGCGTCTGGCCGTCACGGTTCTCGATGGTCTGGATCAGATAAGGACTGACCTTATAGCCGCCGTTGGCAAAGGTCGCCCAACCGGTCGCGATTTCCATCGGGGTCAGTGTTGCCGTACCCAGGGCCAGCGACAGGTTGCGCGGCAGGTCCTGTTTCGAGAAGCCGAAGCGGGTGATGTAATCGATGGTGCTGTCGATGCCCAGTGCCTGAAGCAGACGGATGGACACCAGGTTACGCGACTTGTACAGCGCTTCTCGCAGGCGGATCGGGCCGAGGAACGTGTTGGTGTCGTTTTTCGGACGCCATACCTTGTCCAGATATTCGTCGACGAACACGATAGGGGCGTCGTTCACCAGGCTTGAAGCGGTGTAGCCGTTGTCGAGTGCGGCACTGTAGATGAACGGCTTGAAGCTTGAACCCGGCTGACGCTTGGCCTGCATGGCCCGGTTGTAGTTGCTCTGCTCGAACGCGAATCCGCCCACCAGTGCCCGAATGGCGCCATTCTGCGGGTCAAGCGAAACCAGTGCGCTTTGCGCGACGGGAATTTGACTGAATTTCAGCGAGCCATCGTCCTGACGCAGCAAGCGAACCAGATCACCGACCTTTGCAACGTCGCCCGGCTGCTTGGGATTGGCGCCCAGGCTGTTGGTATTCAGGTAAGGACGCGCCCATTTCATGGTGGCCCAGTCGACGTTTTCTTCCTTCTCGCCGTTACGGGTCAACACGCGCAACCCGGTCTTGTCGACCTGGATCACGATGGCAGGCTCAAGGCCGTTGATCGTACGCTGCTTGGTGAGTTCCTGTACCCAGTTGGCGCGGGTCATGCCAGCAAAACGGCTTTCCGGCCCGCGATAGCCATGACGCTGGTCGTAGTCGATCAGGCCCTGCTGGATAGCCTTGTTGGCGTGCTCCTGCAAGTCGCTCGGCACCGTGGTAGTGACGCGGAAGCCCTCTGTATAGGCCTCGCTGCCATAACGGCCGACCATTTCCGCACGCGCCATTTCAGCGATGTACGGTGCATTCACTTCCGGCGTAGGGACGTGGTAGCTGGCGTTGAGTGGCTCGTTCAGTGCAGCCTGGTAGGCCGTCTGATCGATCTTGCCCAGGCGGTACATGCGTCCGAGGATCCAGTCACGACGTTCCTTGGCGCGGGTCGGGTTGGCCAACGGGTTGAAGCGTGAAGGTGCCTTGGGCAGACCGGCAATCATGGCCATTTGCGCAAGGCTTACATCGCGAATCGATTTGCCATAGTAGACTTGCGCCGCTGCCTCGATACCGTAGGCCCGGTTACCCAGATAAATCTTGTTTACGTACAGCTCGAGAATCTCGTCCTTGGTGAGTTGGCGCTCGATTTGCAAGGCAAGAAGGATCTCGGTGGTTTTGCGTGAAAAGCTTCTTTCGCTGGTCAGGAAAAAGTTCTTCGCGACCTGCATGGTGATGGTACTGCCGCCCGATTGAATGTGGCCGCTCTTGACCAGTTGCGAGGCGGCGCGCATCAGGCTGCCTGGATCGACACCGTAGTGATTGGCGAAATTGTCATCTTCGGCTGATAGCAGTGCATTGATGAAGTTGGGCGGGATTTCGGCAAAGCGAATCGGCGTGCGGCGCATTTCGCCAAATTCGGCAATCAGCTTGCCGTCGCTGCTGAACACGCGCAGGGGAATTTGCAGTTGGATGCTTCGCAGCGCCTCAACGGATGGCAGGGTCGGACTCAAGTAGAGAAACGCGCCGCTCAGGCCGAGTAACAGCGAGCAGAAGACCGCGACGAGGGACCACCACAAAAACTTCAGCAGGCGTATCAAGGCTTTTGGATTTCCAGGAAAAATAATGGGTTAAGCGCAGGCATTTACAAATGAACATGCCTTGAAGCTTTGTTAAACGAAAAAAACGCTGTGCATTATAAGCATTTTTCGTCCCCAAGCGTGATTTGCGCTACTGTCAGGAATGTTGGCAGTGGCGTTGACCCGAAATAACTCCGTAAGTGGCGGTAACTCATAGGAATCACGTTGTGTTCGGACTCTTCAACAAGAAGGCCAATACCCTTCTAGGGATCGATATTAGCTCCACCTCGGTAAAACTCCTTGAATTGAGTCGTTCCGGCACCCGTTACAAGGTCGAGTCCTACGCAGTCGAGCCGTTACCGGCCAACGCTGTCGTCGAAAAGAATATTGCCGAACTCGAAGGGGTTGGCCAGGCGTTGTCTCGCGTGCTGGTAAAGGCCAAGACCAGCGTCAAGATTGTGGCGGTGGCAGTGGCCGGTTCTGCGGTGATCACCAAAACCATCGAGATGGACGCCGGTCTTTCCGACGACGATATGGAAAACCAGCTCAAGCTCGAAGCTGATCAGTACATTCCCTATCCACTTGAAGAAGTCGCCATCGATTTTGAAGTGCAGGGCTACTCGGTTCGCAACCCCGAGCGTGTCGAGGTCCTGCTGGCGGCTTGCCGCAAGGAAAACGTCGAAGTACGCGAAGCTGCACTGGCGCTGGCCGGGCTGACGGCGCGCGTCGTGGACG contains:
- a CDS encoding thermonuclease family protein → MGISRLLEKTPLVGVFFMSAIWLSGAQAFCPAPASLPVVQVQRVVDGDTLRLSDGRSVRMIGLNTPETGKKGQSAEPFAEAAKRRLQALVDASGGQVSLRVGQQGKDHYGRTLANLYGRDGANLEAQLLSEGLGYLVAVAPNVALVDCQQSAELQARQARLGLWRSSPVQASDTLDKSGFALVSGQVKSVQRNRGGVWIELKGSLVLRIAPDKMSGFDMAMLERLKGRKIEARGWVVDRSRRGGLKPGQPRWLLPLTHPAMLGLSAI
- a CDS encoding primosomal protein N'; amino-acid sequence: MPDAILRLALPSPLRRLFDYRAPAGVLRSALQPGMRLRVPFGRREMVGILVEVVDHSEVPAEKLKPAIALLDSEAPLPPALFKLCLWTSQYYQHSLGDTLSWALPVLLRQGELAESRQERFWHVTENASVDDPRIARAPKQREALTTLAQHPHGVAHQLLSKLMLNKDSLNLLLAKELVYVEVRSHAPSARHEHWLAQPELPLNTEQRAAYEAIRAGFDSFHAFLLAGVTGSGKTEVYLQLIRETLEAGKQALVLIPEINLGPQTLARFEQRFNARIALVHSAVNDRERLDAWLAARDGEADIIIGTRSALFTPMKNPGLIIIDEEHDGSYKQQEGLRYHARDLALVRARQENIPIVLGSATPSLESLHNAYTGRYGLLRLNQRAGGAQQPRFMRLDVKSRPLDSGISGPMQQAIGQTLAAGQQVLVFLNRRGFAPTLLCHDCGWMSGCQRCDARMTVHQRSGELRCHHCGYVERVPRQCPSCGKVDLRPVGAGTERAEERLGIMFPDFPVLRVDRDSTSRKDAMNQLFATIQRGQPCILVGTQMLAKGHHFPRVTLVSILDADGGLFSGDFRASERMAQLIVQVAGRAGRAEEPGKVIIQTHLADHPLLIQLTEQGYFAFAEQALSERRSAGLPPFSHLALLRAEAHKPGQAEAFLDQACSEAEQLLAQMSLGGIELLGPVPAPMERRAGRYRAQLLVQSSARAPLHKLLSTWLLALEQMPSGRQVRWSLDVDPVDLY
- the rpmE gene encoding 50S ribosomal protein L31; its protein translation is MKADIHPVYEAIDATCSCGNVIKTRSTLTGPLSLDVCNECHPFYTGKQKMLDVGGRVDKFKSRFGAFGATKAKQD
- a CDS encoding penicillin-binding protein 1A → MRLLKFLWWSLVAVFCSLLLGLSGAFLYLSPTLPSVEALRSIQLQIPLRVFSSDGKLIAEFGEMRRTPIRFAEIPPNFINALLSAEDDNFANHYGVDPGSLMRAASQLVKSGHIQSGGSTITMQVAKNFFLTSERSFSRKTTEILLALQIERQLTKDEILELYVNKIYLGNRAYGIEAAAQVYYGKSIRDVSLAQMAMIAGLPKAPSRFNPLANPTRAKERRDWILGRMYRLGKIDQTAYQAALNEPLNASYHVPTPEVNAPYIAEMARAEMVGRYGSEAYTEGFRVTTTVPSDLQEHANKAIQQGLIDYDQRHGYRGPESRFAGMTRANWVQELTKQRTINGLEPAIVIQVDKTGLRVLTRNGEKEENVDWATMKWARPYLNTNSLGANPKQPGDVAKVGDLVRLLRQDDGSLKFSQIPVAQSALVSLDPQNGAIRALVGGFAFEQSNYNRAMQAKRQPGSSFKPFIYSAALDNGYTASSLVNDAPIVFVDEYLDKVWRPKNDTNTFLGPIRLREALYKSRNLVSIRLLQALGIDSTIDYITRFGFSKQDLPRNLSLALGTATLTPMEIATGWATFANGGYKVSPYLIQTIENRDGQTLFVANPPSVPANDVKTAPNTSTFAVHDTPSVATTAPGTPAEPQAPAFAERIVDGRTTYILNSMLQDVIKRGTGRRALSMNRPDIAGKTGTTNDSKDAWFSGYNADYVTTVWSGFDQPESLGRHEFGGTVSLPIWMDYMSAALKDKPPHQQAEPDGILSLRVDPLSGRAATPSTPNAFFELFKSEDTPPSVNELGGSSAPGSPLPADESAPIDLF
- a CDS encoding malic enzyme-like NAD(P)-binding protein — encoded protein: MSDLKTAALEYHANPRPGKLSVELTKPTATARDLALAYSPGVAEPVREIARDPELAYKYTGKGNLVAVISDGTAILGLGDLGPLASKPVMEGKGVLFKRFAGIDVFDIEVDSESPQAFIDTVKRISITFGGINLEDIKAPECFEIEKALIEQCDIPVFHDDQHGTAIVTAAGMINALEIVGKTLDTAKIVCLGAGAAAISCMKLLVSMGAKIENIFMVDRTGVIHSGRTDLNQYKAVFAHATEKRSLTDALDGADVFVGLSGPKLLSAENLKLMAKDPIVFACSNPDPEISPELAHATRSDVIMATGRSDYPNQVNNVLGFPFIFRGALDVRAKRINEEMKIAAANALRELAKLPVPQEVCDAYGGIKLEFGREYIIPKPMDTRLLGLIADAVAKAAIESGVATLPYPKHYPLTSVDDVFNG